From one Lolium rigidum isolate FL_2022 chromosome 4, APGP_CSIRO_Lrig_0.1, whole genome shotgun sequence genomic stretch:
- the LOC124650399 gene encoding 40S ribosomal protein S15a-1, translating into MVRISVLNDALKSMYNAEKRGKRQVMIRPSSKVIIKFLIVMQKHGYIGEFEYVDDHRSGKIVVELNGRLNKCGVISPRFDVGVKEIEGWTARLLPSRQFGYIVLTTSAGIMDHEEARRKNVGGKVLGFFY; encoded by the exons ATGGTGAGGATCAGCGTTCTGAACGATGCTCTCAAAAGTATGTATAACGCCGAGAAGCGTGGCAAGAGGCAGGTCATGATCAGGCCCTCCTCCAAGGTGATCATCAAGTTCCTCATCGTCATGCAGAAGCACG GTTACATTGGTGAGTTTGAGTATGTTGATGACCACAGATCTGGCAAGATTGTTGTTGAGTTGAACGGCAGGCTGAACAAGTGTGGAGTCATCAGTCCCCGCTTTGATGTTGGTGTCAAGGAGATCGAGGGATGGACTGCTAGGCTGCTTCCATCTCGTCAG TTTGGTTACATTGTCCTGACAACCTCTGCTGGTATCATGGATCACGAGGAGGCCAGGAGGAAGAATGTTGGTGGCAAGGTGCTAGGCTTTTTCTACTGA